Part of the Notamacropus eugenii isolate mMacEug1 chromosome 5, mMacEug1.pri_v2, whole genome shotgun sequence genome is shown below.
ATTCTGACATAATGGTAGAAATGAATCCTAGGagctataaaataatttaaagataaGTCAAATACTTGTGGGTATTAAAACTGTTGCTCACATAGTAAAAAATTCCACCTGGGCCTCCACTTGTCTGGAGGAGATGGAGATTGTACACATTGGATATTTGACTCCAGAGAGCCTGGTTTCTTCGAGCTCAATTGCTCTTTATGCCTGGCAGAAACACCTTCTGGAAGCCAAGCTTGAGGTCTTGGGTTCTAAATGCATAGACGATCAGGTTGAGGGCTGGGGGGATGATGTTGTGCAGCACATTGAAGAGCACAGGGATCAGGGGATACTTTCTCCCTGCCAAGTGGGTGACACAAATAACAACAATGACTGTATAGAagaagaggatgaggatgaggtgGGAGCTACAGTTTCCCATGGCCTTGGATGCAGCTTCTGCTGAATTCAGCTTTAGCACAGAGCAGAGGATAAAGGTATAGGAAAGGATGATCAGGTTTAAGTCAGTCCCCATTATCAGCACAGCCAGTATCATCTGGCAAATGCTGTTCAACCTCCTATCATCACAGGCCAGGCTAGTGACCCCCAAATTTGAGCAAAGGCAGTGGTCTATTTCATTGGAGGAGCAGTAATCTCTCTGAGCAGCCAGTACAGGAACTGAGATGGCAAGCAGTCCATTTCTGAGCACCATGAAAACTGTGGCTTTGAAGACAAAAGAGTCTGTGACAATGGTGGGATAATGGAGGGGTTTGCAAATAGCTACATATCTGTCAAAAGCCATGCAGAGGAAGATGCCTGACTCTATGCCTACAAAGCAGTGTATGGCATAGATCTGAGCAAAGCACTCAGGGAGGCTGATGGCCTTGGCATCAAACCAGAAGATGGCCAATATCTTGGGTGTGATGGTAGTGGCCAGGCCCATGTCCACAACAGACAGAATGCTTAGGAATCTATACATAGGCTGGTACAATTTGGGTTCCTTCCAGATGGTGATAAAGATGAGCAGATTGGCACTGATGGAGGAGAGGTAGAGTAATGCCAGGGGTAGAGATAACCAGTGTTGCCAACTATGGATTCCAGGGAATCCCATAAGGATAAATTCTTTCACCTGGAAGTGTGATCCATTGAAGAGTCTTGTAGCTGGCGTCATCATTCTCTGAGAGAAAAGTTCCCCAGAATCATTATTGTACAACATAGTTTCTACCATTCAATAGGGTTTATTACGTACCTCTTTGTATGACATACAGTATTTCAAAATGTATACATAGAATTCTAGCAATGCCCCTTAATACCTTGCAGTCAGTTCTAAGATAAATCAGAATTCTGACATGCAGCATACAAGGATCTAGGGTCTGTTAATTGTCCAGATTCTGAGTCCACTCACAGTCAATGCTAATAGAAGAGGGGAGTGATGAAAGACCTTTTCATTGGTGAAATTTTTCTATATCTAGCAATAGTGATCACGATCATTCCTTCCATGTTCTTTCTTCTCAAGAGTACAGGAAACTGATCACAAAACTTGGTACACAAAACTTCCCTGGAGATACggggaatgaaaaaaattgcatACCCATCAATATAAAAGGAAAACCTACCACAGAACAGGTGATGCTGAAATACCCACTATTCTATTTTGAAGAAAATTTGTATCTCTTTCCTTGCATTCCCTATTTCAAGATAATTAAGTCTAAAGTATTGATGTActggatttgtttttaaaataggaCTACAAGCCCTGATCTCTTTCTTGTCCTGTCTTTGAATTGCATGGTTCATAGCCTTTGAGTAAGACTGGTGGATATGGGGTGGAAGGGTTAATGACAACAgccattcctctctcatctctataGTACAGCTACCCTTGCTctagaaggaagaagaatggaTGTCAGGAAGCTTTAATCTACCTTTCCTCCCAGAGGTTTGGATTCCAAAATGACCAACTGCTCTTGCCTCTCTTCCCTAAAAGGGGCATACCCTCTCACTCACCTATGCTTCCTCCAGCCTTAGCTTGAACAATGCAGTTCCCTCAGTCATTCAAACTGGTCAGAACCTGAATCTGGTTCTATGAAAACTTGTTctcaatggatttttttccccttttgttgaCCCTCTGTAGCATTATACCAGAGAGCCTGAGGTACTACTACATAATTCATGGTGTCCAGTTGTCTGGTTACAGAATGATCTGCTACTGGGGCAAGTTCCTAAAGTCTGCATTCAAGTTGTCTTTGTTTATGCTATTAAGATTATTCTGTCTCAGCTAACAATGTAAGTAGCAGAACTCATTGACATTCTCTCATGTCCCCAAATTTCCTAGATCACCTTGTTTATAATTTACCTTTGCTACTATTTGCTACCAGCCAAGGAAACATCTGTATACTTTTTGCACTACTGTCTCCACCCAAAATTGGAGTTTAAACTCAGTGATAACTATTGTGGTTATGCTTTCTTTTCCGTATGACTGACTATGTAtgacatgtatttatatatcagGGACGTAGTTGGTATAGGGATTAGAGCACTGAACTGGGAGTTAGAAAGActaagttcaaatgctacctcactTAAAATCTGAACGcacttaggcaagttacttaaattctctcagcctcagtttcctcatctaaaaaaaatgaagatgataatgataacacctacctctcaaggttacAGAGAAGAACAAATGAGTTAACATCTCTAAAGTATTACATGATGTTTTAAGCTAGCACTTATGCTTATTATATTCTCCAAACCCAGTAGCATCTAGGGTATGGAAGCAACTTAATATAATTGTTTATTGACTTAAATTAAGTAAGTCATGGTTCTTTATGATGGATGATCAGTACTATACTTAACGTGAAACAGAAGTCATTTCATATGAAGATGAGGTAGTTATCCTTGTAGATTGCAAGTTCAATAAGTCAGTCATATTATATGTAAGCTAGAAAGAAATGATTGGAATTTTAGCTTTCAATGATTCAAGTATGATAAAGGTGATAATCTTGCTTTACTGTACCCTGCTTTGCCCTGATCTAGAAATCAAAACTCCATTCTAATGGTGGCATTTAAGATGAGAGAGTAGAGGACAGAGGTTAATACAATAGGAAAAGTATGTAGATTTGCAAAATTTCTATtgtggctcttttttttttcttgccccaAGTAGAAAATCAGATGGGTTATCTCCTAaacatgaatatttaaaaattaagatgtATATGGATAATGGGATAatattgctctataagaaataataaaatagacaGTTTCAGAGGTAATTGAAAAGAAatctgtgaactgatacaaactgaAGTGAGTAGGACAAATGatcaaaatactgagaaaaatgactttgaaaaactttagaacTCCGGTCAATGCACTGATAAACCATAAGACCAGAAGACTAATGTTGAAACATATTATAAATCTACTGTCAGAGAAGTAATGGGCTTCAAATCAGGAATGATTCAAAAATTTCAACTGACTGACATGAATCTTTGTCATTGATagactatgcatatttttatgaGGCTCTTTTTATTGTCCTATTAGGATCAATGGAAATGAGAGATAAAAATTATTGCAAAAATAGAACAGTTAATTATAAATAACACCAAGATTCTACAAGTCTATCATTGTACCATGCGTCAGGCATGGACACTTGCTACACTGATGCAGAAAATAGTTCTGAAATCTcagactttctcttttttc
Proteins encoded:
- the LOC140508669 gene encoding olfactory receptor 56B1-like is translated as MMTPATRLFNGSHFQVKEFILMGFPGIHSWQHWLSLPLALLYLSSISANLLIFITIWKEPKLYQPMYRFLSILSVVDMGLATTITPKILAIFWFDAKAISLPECFAQIYAIHCFVGIESGIFLCMAFDRYVAICKPLHYPTIVTDSFVFKATVFMVLRNGLLAISVPVLAAQRDYCSSNEIDHCLCSNLGVTSLACDDRRLNSICQMILAVLIMGTDLNLIILSYTFILCSVLKLNSAEAASKAMGNCSSHLILILFFYTVIVVICVTHLAGRKYPLIPVLFNVLHNIIPPALNLIVYAFRTQDLKLGFQKVFLPGIKSN